A window from Neobacillus sp. PS3-40 encodes these proteins:
- a CDS encoding NUDIX domain-containing protein produces the protein MAQNGIVLVVSVSIIKDDEVLMIKENKPSAANKWNFPSGRIEYKEDILNAACREVKEETGLDVELISTTGIYNFISSAGNQVILFHFTGEITGGSLNLEEEIIDSGWFKVLDLLNFNVDELREASVVKQIADSLIKKNFHSINIFNQQIR, from the coding sequence ATGGCTCAAAATGGGATTGTTTTAGTAGTTAGTGTCTCAATAATCAAAGATGATGAAGTTTTAATGATTAAAGAAAATAAACCAAGTGCAGCAAATAAGTGGAATTTCCCTAGCGGAAGAATTGAGTATAAAGAAGATATTCTTAATGCAGCTTGCAGGGAAGTAAAAGAGGAAACAGGATTAGACGTTGAACTTATTAGCACAACTGGCATTTATAATTTCATTAGTAGTGCGGGTAACCAAGTTATACTGTTCCATTTTACTGGAGAGATTACGGGAGGTTCATTAAATCTTGAAGAAGAAATTATAGACAGTGGATGGTTTAAGGTACTTGATCTGCTAAACTTTAATGTTGATGAACTTCGTGAAGCAAGTGTAGTAAAACAAATAGCCGATAGTCTTATAAAAAAGAATTTCCATTCGATAAATATTTTCAATCAACAAATTAGGTAG
- a CDS encoding GNAT family N-acetyltransferase, with amino-acid sequence MIIRSVEGSDYYIISPLLNDWWGGRQMAEMLPKLFFEYFRNTSFIAEKDGQIIGFLIGFLSQSKAEEAYIHFVGVHPEYRKQKIGKQLYNEFFCAVKQKGACVVRCVTSPVNKVSIDYHTKMKFEIETGDKVVDGVTVHTNYDGPNQDRVLFKKYL; translated from the coding sequence ATGATAATTCGTTCAGTTGAAGGTTCAGATTACTACATAATCTCACCATTACTAAACGATTGGTGGGGAGGTAGGCAAATGGCTGAAATGTTACCTAAGTTATTTTTTGAGTATTTTAGAAATACAAGTTTTATTGCAGAAAAAGATGGACAAATCATAGGATTTCTAATTGGTTTTTTATCTCAATCTAAGGCTGAAGAGGCATATATTCATTTTGTAGGAGTACATCCAGAATATAGAAAGCAGAAAATAGGAAAACAACTCTACAATGAATTTTTTTGTGCCGTAAAACAAAAAGGTGCTTGTGTTGTTCGTTGTGTAACTTCACCTGTCAATAAAGTTTCAATTGACTATCATACAAAAATGAAATTCGAAATTGAAACAGGAGATAAAGTTGTAGATGGTGTTACTGTACATACAAACTATGATGGTCCAAATCAAGATAGAGTATTATTTAAAAAGTATTTGTGA
- a CDS encoding GNAT family protein — translation MEDKILKIDYSNYFWQDDKVRLRSMHPDDWEREYIGQFDTSARRLLLCSTELPPTITGSKKFAEENADFSSSKGRIMFIIEDFVGKSIGEINLSSIDERNGTFSIGIVIDKENRGKGYGTRAMKILLRYAFLERRLNKFNDYVLEGNEASAKMLKKLGCIQEGVRRQAVYINGKYMDFILFGLTKDEFIENHKEELNL, via the coding sequence TTGGAAGATAAAATATTAAAAATTGATTATAGTAACTATTTTTGGCAAGACGATAAAGTTAGACTACGTTCGATGCATCCAGACGATTGGGAAAGAGAATATATTGGACAGTTTGATACTTCTGCACGTCGTCTTTTACTATGCTCTACTGAGCTACCACCTACTATTACAGGTTCGAAAAAATTTGCAGAGGAAAATGCTGATTTTTCTTCATCAAAGGGAAGAATAATGTTTATTATTGAAGATTTTGTAGGTAAAAGCATAGGTGAAATTAATTTAAGTAGTATCGATGAGAGAAATGGAACGTTTAGTATTGGAATTGTAATTGATAAGGAAAACCGTGGTAAGGGTTATGGTACCAGAGCGATGAAGATTCTATTAAGGTATGCATTCCTTGAACGAAGGCTTAATAAATTCAATGACTATGTTCTTGAAGGAAATGAAGCTTCAGCTAAGATGTTGAAAAAACTGGGGTGTATACAAGAAGGTGTGCGTCGACAGGCTGTTTATATAAATGGGAAGTATATGGATTTTATTTTATTCGGATTAACGAAAGACGAATTTATTGAAAACCACAAGGAAGAGTTAAATTTATAA
- a CDS encoding M14 family zinc carboxypeptidase, which translates to MVNLKVNRYLFSLTEARKVEVQADMGENVDLSQLKFLFGGKSLSEWKKWTSGTTFNGDPFITLIEKPHFVEGTTIVKATLEFGLLFNRSSLAKSTIRTQYQKYIGYYELAMIDPQNQITAATTVKLNVYDEFLFYHQLKTVIDQIFEQANKKNDRYLEYQSLGKSVQGRDLHFVILARDKTAVDKYLNETLPTALEDPTSLLEKLTNGTMGNYQVPIWFNNIHPDEVEGADAQVELLKKFALGDVVTFKTVKNDQERTVTLNVDEVLENVIFLFMFTNNPDGRVTNTRRNSNGFDLNRDNHFQTQVETRLVTQEIAKWTPLSFLDMHGYISGFLIEPTTPPHNPNYEYDLLYNNMIEQAHSMGQAGLGNSDFNSYLIPALDYKDGWDDMSPGYTPMYAMLHGSLGHTIEIPALSQNGFRAMVGIGLGAVLFVTENKDTLYKNQLEIFKRGVNGEDNRAVDKYLVNASGDAIGRIRGENKNFFPDYYLIPFHKNQQKNNLEAHRMIQYFLRNGVKVKQTTKYMKINGRMYPKGTFIIPMNQAKRGVVNAMLYKGDNVSDWGAMYDPIVVNFPDLRGFTITEIRNAVAFDQYLIEIKSVMTPTGKVIPNVPKQVLSNTNNDTIKLVITLIMNGAVVEKAMETKGGVTKGDFIVKTNDLQAFGNSYYFEAKSLDTSNLIKTEPLKLPKVAVNGSSHLKYSVKELGFDLVKQENADVIVSDSSSLIVSYLSGKSYVGIGLAALTAVKNRGLLFGYNFVYTRNGHEGLVKAKIKDHVLTSGYKTNELLYTTSGAWITSVPVGAEILASFSDSDDFYVAGWWPGHEEAKGQILAFTHSFNNTTITLFANDLAFGAHTQYNYRFLANSIFDSVSS; encoded by the coding sequence AATGGAAAAAATGGACAAGTGGAACAACTTTTAACGGAGATCCCTTTATTACGTTAATTGAGAAACCTCATTTTGTTGAAGGAACAACGATTGTCAAGGCTACATTAGAGTTTGGTCTTCTTTTTAATAGATCGAGTCTAGCGAAGAGTACGATTCGAACTCAATATCAAAAGTATATCGGATATTATGAATTGGCTATGATCGACCCGCAAAATCAGATTACAGCTGCAACTACCGTCAAACTAAATGTATATGACGAATTCCTATTTTATCATCAACTAAAAACAGTAATCGACCAAATATTTGAACAAGCAAACAAAAAAAATGATCGTTACCTAGAATACCAAAGTCTTGGCAAGTCTGTACAAGGGAGAGACCTTCACTTTGTTATTTTAGCAAGAGATAAAACTGCGGTTGACAAATATTTAAACGAAACGCTGCCGACAGCGCTAGAAGATCCTACAAGCTTATTAGAGAAACTGACGAACGGAACGATGGGTAATTACCAGGTTCCAATTTGGTTTAACAATATTCATCCAGATGAAGTTGAAGGTGCAGATGCTCAAGTTGAATTATTGAAGAAATTTGCACTCGGGGATGTAGTAACATTTAAAACAGTTAAAAATGATCAAGAAAGAACCGTAACTCTGAATGTGGATGAGGTTCTTGAAAATGTCATTTTTCTATTTATGTTTACAAATAATCCTGATGGAAGAGTGACAAATACTAGAAGAAATTCAAATGGCTTTGACTTAAATCGTGACAACCATTTTCAAACACAAGTTGAAACACGTCTTGTGACTCAGGAAATTGCAAAATGGACACCCCTGTCTTTTCTTGATATGCATGGTTATATAAGTGGATTCTTAATTGAGCCGACCACTCCCCCTCACAATCCAAACTATGAATATGATTTACTTTACAACAATATGATTGAACAGGCTCATTCAATGGGCCAAGCAGGTTTAGGCAACTCTGATTTTAATTCCTACTTAATTCCAGCACTAGATTACAAGGATGGTTGGGACGATATGTCTCCTGGCTATACACCCATGTATGCAATGCTGCACGGTTCGTTAGGTCATACAATAGAGATTCCAGCATTAAGTCAAAATGGTTTTCGTGCGATGGTGGGCATTGGGTTGGGTGCTGTCCTTTTTGTAACAGAAAATAAGGATACATTGTATAAGAATCAACTAGAAATCTTTAAACGCGGCGTGAATGGCGAAGATAATCGCGCAGTTGACAAGTATCTTGTAAATGCTTCAGGAGATGCGATTGGACGAATAAGAGGAGAAAATAAAAATTTCTTTCCCGACTACTATTTGATACCATTTCATAAAAACCAACAAAAAAATAATCTGGAAGCACATCGAATGATACAATATTTTCTTCGTAATGGAGTGAAGGTCAAACAAACAACGAAATATATGAAAATAAACGGCAGAATGTATCCTAAAGGAACTTTTATCATTCCTATGAATCAGGCAAAACGCGGTGTTGTCAATGCAATGCTCTATAAGGGCGACAATGTTTCTGACTGGGGAGCAATGTACGACCCAATTGTAGTAAATTTCCCTGATCTGAGAGGATTTACTATAACTGAAATTCGTAATGCTGTTGCTTTTGATCAATACCTTATTGAAATAAAAAGTGTAATGACTCCAACAGGAAAAGTAATCCCAAATGTCCCTAAACAAGTATTGTCCAATACCAATAATGACACAATCAAACTAGTAATAACGCTTATTATGAATGGAGCAGTTGTAGAGAAAGCAATGGAAACAAAAGGTGGAGTAACTAAAGGCGACTTTATTGTAAAAACAAACGATTTACAAGCTTTTGGTAACAGCTATTATTTCGAAGCTAAATCTTTAGATACTTCTAATTTGATAAAGACCGAGCCATTAAAGCTACCAAAAGTTGCTGTAAATGGATCCTCTCATTTGAAATATTCGGTAAAAGAGCTTGGATTTGACCTGGTCAAACAAGAGAATGCTGATGTGATTGTTAGCGATAGTAGTAGCTTGATTGTAAGTTATTTGTCTGGAAAATCATATGTTGGAATTGGATTAGCCGCATTAACTGCTGTGAAAAATAGAGGATTGCTCTTTGGGTATAATTTTGTTTACACAAGAAATGGCCATGAGGGCCTAGTGAAAGCAAAAATCAAGGACCATGTGCTGACTTCTGGTTACAAGACCAATGAGCTTCTTTATACAACTTCAGGGGCATGGATTACTTCTGTACCTGTAGGAGCTGAAATATTAGCTTCCTTCAGTGATAGTGATGATTTCTATGTAGCTGGATGGTGGCCTGGACATGAAGAAGCGAAGGGACAAATTCTTGCCTTTACCCATTCCTTTAATAATACTACAATTACCCTTTTTGCCAATGACCTTGCCTTTGGAGCACACACACAATACAACTATCGCTTCTTAGCAAATAGCATATTTGATTCGGTAAGCTCTTAG